From a single Stigmatopora argus isolate UIUO_Sarg chromosome 4, RoL_Sarg_1.0, whole genome shotgun sequence genomic region:
- the LOC144072548 gene encoding zinc finger protein 687a-like isoform X1, which yields MGDVKTPDFDDLLAAFDIPDIDAIQSSPEEDGMSTNERKSSSPPVLPTSHTDPPAVSVIVMNTLRPCENDDGEKHSLTNTSFDAQIESTTPTAQIPNGFNRSDGSDQQGSSATPWQKQSPLRLNTDDEENVNSLKPVAPMESTQLSNPSSPQSTSPLKEEAHLVPQAPSSPLSHNGGVCKNNTVHLDEDDSEPDLGSPLVIHESPEFIMPSPPKLQPSVRHQPDLSVSPETTPCGSPNSSSNASLEMLTELEGKRVSFSAPQPPVPQNCHLAPVQKEKYPEHVIDDRDSPESPPPSEMGLAITKANPESEKETTDNEPRQDDKPSPSEKTTGDGQTVIETSPSDNVSTESAPSELLPLKVKIKVPSRSFNKTTLKGAPKGNSKSVDSIKSAPQSHNPRSKKGGSQKSLAGLSEMTVKEKRPVAIKRKASPTVGSVVKSTTLPSMTASTTASGGVNLRCLGQKTLQSSPQGNSRPASIVNSSGAIISKSQTNLVESFNKILTNKNLLPSYKPDLSSPPPAEWGLPLPAQGYRCLECGDAFALEQSLARHYDRRSLRIEVTCNHCAKRLAFYNKCSLLLHAREHKERGLIMQCSHLVMKPVSLEQMISQNEPTGQAATLQTKGQHQASPRMKLEAVQHVGNKCPECQVQFSSKTEVIQHFQEIKQAEITPCNECSPPMLLPNACSSAAHQRIHQGSSPCVCPECGGTAKRPVFQAHLDHACLHFSRRIGYRCSKCLVVFGGLNSVKSHIQQAHCDTFHKCPSCPMAFKSAPNAQNHISARHPSLTDSQAMLIFKCVMCDTVFTHKSLLYVHFDTHLTNQKVPVYKCPECTKMFPQRSVLMEHFKSHKSSEQELDCVASSGPQSTCKLESSDGEDGTEEVNAEATVDSAGWKCVHCNECYSVPEEFISHMAKQHGKILKNFPCNKCESSFSSASSLRRHVRDKHKSGTRFHCQFSTCSKKMFSSRAMLDKHVQLRHGRETTSQEQLGTDEADSSSEQDGAFLARPRRRAAAKTEREEDSAPPKKLRTSSAPAPYSPPDSGFRCAPCGFTTEDRPTFQAHISLHRGAAEDGGQQCTQCGACFTSSNSLARHLFITHKVRDVVTDQQQAQAAGPATSPVNNNKSDENSLGRPVSPSSQTQGKDEEDALSCKVCGKHFDKATDLNTHFRTHGMAFINARNTGKPT from the exons ATGGGGGACGTGAAGACCCCAGACTTTGACGATTTGCTGGCAGCGTTTGATATTCCTGACATTGATGCCATCCAGTCGAGTCCAGAAGAGGATGGGATGTCTACTAATGAAAGAAAAAGTTCATCCCCCCCAGTCTTGCCCACCTCGCACACTGACCCTCCTGCTGTCAGTGTCATAGTGATGAACACTCTGCGACCCTGTGAAAATGACGATGGTGAAAAACACAGCCTAACAAACACTAGTTTTGACGCACAGATTGAAAGCACCACCCCCACTGCCCAGATTCCTAATGGTTTCAATAGGTCTGATGGGAGTGACCAGCAAGGATCTAGTGCAACACCATGGCAGAAACAATCACCGCTGAGGTTGAACACTGATGATGAAGAGAATGTAAACAGTTTGAAGCCTGTTGCGCCAATGGAGTCTACTCAGTTATCCAATCCTTCCTCCCCGCAGTCTACCTCACCTCTGAAGGAAGAAGCACACCTAGTCCCTCAGGCACCATCTTCCCCTTTATCGCACAACGGTGGGGTTTGCAAAAACAATACCGTGCACTTGGATGAGGACGACTCAGAACCAGACTTGGGAAGCCCGCTGGTAATCCACGAAAGCCCAGAATTCATCATGCCGTCGCCTCCAAAGTTGCAAcccagtgtcagacatcaaccCGATTTGTCCGTCTCCCCTGAGACCACCCCGTGCGGTAGTCCGAATTCTTCGAGCAACGCATCTCTTGAAATGTTGACTGAACTGGAGGGGAAACGTGTTTCGTTTTCTGCTCCTCAGCCACCTGTTCCACAGAACTGTCACCTGGCCCCAGTGCAAAAGGAGAAATACCCAGAGCATGTGATCGACGACAGGGACTCGCCTGAGAGTCCGCCGCCCAGTGAGATGGGACTTGCAATTACCAAGGCGAACCCTGAATCAGAAAAGGAGACGACAGACAACGAGCCAAGACAAGATGACAAGCCAAGTCCTAGTGAAAAGACTACAGGAGATGGTCAAACGGTAATTGAAACGTCACCTTCTGACAATGTGTCTACTGAGAGTGCTCCTTCTGAATTGTTGCCTCTCAAAGTTAAAATCAAGGTGCCCTCTCGGAGCTTTAACAAGACGACACTTAAAGGTGCTCCAAAAGGCAATTCTAAAAGCGTGGATTCCATCAAATCTGCCCCACAGTCTCATAATCCAAGATCCAAGAAAGGGGGTTCTCAAAAGTCTCTTGCAGGGCTTTCAGAAATGACGGTCAAAGAAAAACGCCCAGTGGCCATCAAACGCAAAGCCTCCCCCACAGTTGGCAGTGTTGTCAAAAGCACAACTCTTCCTTCCATGACAGCCTCAACTACGGCAAGCGGCGGCGTCAACCTGCGCTGCTTGGGTCAAAAGACTCTCCAGAGTTCTCCGCAGGGAAATAGCCGACCCGCCTCCATAGTCAACAGCAGCGGGGCCATCATATCCAAGAGCCAAACCAACCTGGTGGAAAGTTTCAATAAGATTCTCACCAATAAGAACCTGCTGCCTAGCTATAAACCCGACTTGAGCTCCCCACCTCCTGCTGAGTGGGGCCTTCCTTTGCCCGCCCAG GGTTATCGTTGTCTGGAGTGCGGCGACGCTTTTGCCCTGGAGCAAAGTCTGGCCCGTCACTACGACCGGCGTTCGCTGCGCATCGAGGTGACGTGCAACCACTGCGCCAAGCGACTGGCTTTCTACAACAAGTGCAGCCTGCTGTTGCACGCCCGGGAGCACAAGGAGCGAGGCCTGATCATGCAGTGCTCGCACCTTGTCATGAAACCTGTGTCCTTGGAGCAGATGATAAGCCAAAATGAACCCACAG GGCAGGCCGCCACCCTCCAAACCAAAGGACAGCATCAAGCATCCCCTCGCATGAAATTAGAAGCCGTGCAGCACGTCGGAAATAAATGTCCAGAATGTCAGGTTCAGTTCAGCAGCAAAACGGAAGTGATCCAACATTTCCAAGAAATCAAACAAGCAGAAATCACA CCATGTAACGAATGCTCCCCTCCGATGCTCCTACCCAACGCTTGCAGTTCGGCAGCTCATCAGCGTATCCATCAAGGCAGCTCCCCGTGTGTCTGCCCCGAGTGTGGCGGCACAGCAAAGCGGCCGGTCTTTCAAGCACATCTGGATCATGCTTGTTTGCACTTTTCGAGGCGCATTGGCTACAG ATGCTCCAAATGTCTGGTGGTGTTTGGAGGGCTGAACTCAGTCAAGTCTCACATCCAACAGGCCCACTGCGATACCTTCCACAAGTGCCCCAGCTGTCCAATGGCTTTCAAATCGGCACCAAATGCCCAAAACCACATAAGCGCACGGCACCCCTCGTTAACCGATAGCCAGGCCAT GTTGATCTTTAAATGTGTGATGTGCGATACCGTTTTCACACACAAGTCCTTGCTATAtgtccactttgacacacatttAACAAATCAGAAGGTTCCCGTGTATAAATGTCCTGAGTGCACCAAGATGTTTCCTCAGAGAAGTGTACTAATGGAGCATTTCAAA AGCCACAAGTCATCCGAGCAAGAGTTAGACTGCGTTGCCTCTTCGGGTCCTCAGTCCACGTGCAAGTTGGAGAGTTCAGATGGGGAAGACGGCACGGAGGAAGTGAATGCCGAGGCAACTGTGGACAGCGCAGGTTGGAAATGTGTTCACTGCAACGAATGCTACTCTGTACCGGAAGAGTTCATCAGCCATATGGCAAAACAACATGGCAAG ATCTTAAAGAACTTCCCTTGTAACAAATGCGAGAGCTCCTTCTCCTCCGCATCTAGTCTGAGACGCCACGTCCGAGACAAGCACAAGTCCGGGACTCGCTTTCACTGCCA GTTCAGTACGTGCAGCAAGAAAATGTTCAGCAGCAGAGCAATGTTGGACAAACACGTCCAGCTCCGACACGGTAGAGAAACCACAAGCCAGGAG CAGCTCGGCACAGACGAAGCCGACAGCTCCTCGGAACAAGACGGCGCTTTCCTGGCTCGCCCCAGACGGCGGGCGGCCGCCAAGACGGAGCGGGAAGAAGACTCGGCTCCCCCGAAAAAGTTACGAACGTCCTCCGCTCCCGCGCCTTACTCTCCCCCCGATTCTGGCTTTCGCTGCGCTCCCTGCGGCTTCACCACGGAGGACCGGCCCACGTTTCAGGCCCACATAAGCCTCCATCGAGGGGCGGCAGAAGATGGGGGGCAGCAGTGTACTCAATGCGGCGCCTGCTTCACTTCGAGCAACTCGCTGGCACGCCACCTCTTTATTACACACAAAGTTCGAGATGTGGTCACAGACCAACAACAGGCTCAAGCTGCAGGCCCTGCGACGTCCCCCGTTAACAACAACAAGAGCGATGAGAATTCTCTCGGCCGTCCCGTGTCCCCCTCCTCTCAAACTCAGGGAAAGGATGAGGAGGACGCATTGAGCTGCAAAGTGTGCGGAAAACATTTTGACAAGGCCACGGATCTGAACACGCACTTCCGAACTCACGGCATGGCTTTCATCAATGCGAGAAATACAGGAAAACCAACTTAG
- the LOC144072548 gene encoding zinc finger protein 687a-like isoform X2, whose protein sequence is MGDVKTPDFDDLLAAFDIPDIDAIQSSPEEDGMSTNERKSSSPPVLPTSHTDPPAVSVIVMNTLRPCENDDGEKHSLTNTSFDAQIESTTPTAQIPNGFNRSDGSDQQGSSATPWQKQSPLRLNTDDEENVNSLKPVAPMESTQLSNPSSPQSTSPLKEEAHLVPQAPSSPLSHNGGVCKNNTVHLDEDDSEPDLGSPLVIHESPEFIMPSPPKLQPSVRHQPDLSVSPETTPCGSPNSSSNASLEMLTELEGKRVSFSAPQPPVPQNCHLAPVQKEKYPEHVIDDRDSPESPPPSEMGLAITKANPESEKETTDNEPRQDDKPSPSEKTTGDGQTVIETSPSDNVSTESAPSELLPLKVKIKVPSRSFNKTTLKGAPKGNSKSVDSIKSAPQSHNPRSKKGGSQKSLAGLSEMTVKEKRPVAIKRKASPTVGSVVKSTTLPSMTASTTASGGVNLRCLGQKTLQSSPQGNSRPASIVNSSGAIISKSQTNLVESFNKILTNKNLLPSYKPDLSSPPPAEWGLPLPAQGYRCLECGDAFALEQSLARHYDRRSLRIEVTCNHCAKRLAFYNKCSLLLHAREHKERGLIMQCSHLVMKPVSLEQMISQNEPTGQAATLQTKGQHQASPRMKLEAVQHVGNKCPECQVQFSSKTEVIQHFQEIKQAEITPCNECSPPMLLPNACSSAAHQRIHQGSSPCVCPECGGTAKRPVFQAHLDHACLHFSRRIGYRCSKCLVVFGGLNSVKSHIQQAHCDTFHKCPSCPMAFKSAPNAQNHISARHPSLTDSQAMLIFKCVMCDTVFTHKSLLYVHFDTHLTNQKVPVYKCPECTKMFPQRSVLMEHFKSHKSSEQELDCVASSGPQSTCKLESSDGEDGTEEVNAEATVDSAGWKCVHCNECYSVPEEFISHMAKQHGKILKNFPCNKCESSFSSASSLRRHVRDKHKSGTRFHCQFSTCSKKMFSSRAMLDKHVQLRHGRETTSQELGTDEADSSSEQDGAFLARPRRRAAAKTEREEDSAPPKKLRTSSAPAPYSPPDSGFRCAPCGFTTEDRPTFQAHISLHRGAAEDGGQQCTQCGACFTSSNSLARHLFITHKVRDVVTDQQQAQAAGPATSPVNNNKSDENSLGRPVSPSSQTQGKDEEDALSCKVCGKHFDKATDLNTHFRTHGMAFINARNTGKPT, encoded by the exons ATGGGGGACGTGAAGACCCCAGACTTTGACGATTTGCTGGCAGCGTTTGATATTCCTGACATTGATGCCATCCAGTCGAGTCCAGAAGAGGATGGGATGTCTACTAATGAAAGAAAAAGTTCATCCCCCCCAGTCTTGCCCACCTCGCACACTGACCCTCCTGCTGTCAGTGTCATAGTGATGAACACTCTGCGACCCTGTGAAAATGACGATGGTGAAAAACACAGCCTAACAAACACTAGTTTTGACGCACAGATTGAAAGCACCACCCCCACTGCCCAGATTCCTAATGGTTTCAATAGGTCTGATGGGAGTGACCAGCAAGGATCTAGTGCAACACCATGGCAGAAACAATCACCGCTGAGGTTGAACACTGATGATGAAGAGAATGTAAACAGTTTGAAGCCTGTTGCGCCAATGGAGTCTACTCAGTTATCCAATCCTTCCTCCCCGCAGTCTACCTCACCTCTGAAGGAAGAAGCACACCTAGTCCCTCAGGCACCATCTTCCCCTTTATCGCACAACGGTGGGGTTTGCAAAAACAATACCGTGCACTTGGATGAGGACGACTCAGAACCAGACTTGGGAAGCCCGCTGGTAATCCACGAAAGCCCAGAATTCATCATGCCGTCGCCTCCAAAGTTGCAAcccagtgtcagacatcaaccCGATTTGTCCGTCTCCCCTGAGACCACCCCGTGCGGTAGTCCGAATTCTTCGAGCAACGCATCTCTTGAAATGTTGACTGAACTGGAGGGGAAACGTGTTTCGTTTTCTGCTCCTCAGCCACCTGTTCCACAGAACTGTCACCTGGCCCCAGTGCAAAAGGAGAAATACCCAGAGCATGTGATCGACGACAGGGACTCGCCTGAGAGTCCGCCGCCCAGTGAGATGGGACTTGCAATTACCAAGGCGAACCCTGAATCAGAAAAGGAGACGACAGACAACGAGCCAAGACAAGATGACAAGCCAAGTCCTAGTGAAAAGACTACAGGAGATGGTCAAACGGTAATTGAAACGTCACCTTCTGACAATGTGTCTACTGAGAGTGCTCCTTCTGAATTGTTGCCTCTCAAAGTTAAAATCAAGGTGCCCTCTCGGAGCTTTAACAAGACGACACTTAAAGGTGCTCCAAAAGGCAATTCTAAAAGCGTGGATTCCATCAAATCTGCCCCACAGTCTCATAATCCAAGATCCAAGAAAGGGGGTTCTCAAAAGTCTCTTGCAGGGCTTTCAGAAATGACGGTCAAAGAAAAACGCCCAGTGGCCATCAAACGCAAAGCCTCCCCCACAGTTGGCAGTGTTGTCAAAAGCACAACTCTTCCTTCCATGACAGCCTCAACTACGGCAAGCGGCGGCGTCAACCTGCGCTGCTTGGGTCAAAAGACTCTCCAGAGTTCTCCGCAGGGAAATAGCCGACCCGCCTCCATAGTCAACAGCAGCGGGGCCATCATATCCAAGAGCCAAACCAACCTGGTGGAAAGTTTCAATAAGATTCTCACCAATAAGAACCTGCTGCCTAGCTATAAACCCGACTTGAGCTCCCCACCTCCTGCTGAGTGGGGCCTTCCTTTGCCCGCCCAG GGTTATCGTTGTCTGGAGTGCGGCGACGCTTTTGCCCTGGAGCAAAGTCTGGCCCGTCACTACGACCGGCGTTCGCTGCGCATCGAGGTGACGTGCAACCACTGCGCCAAGCGACTGGCTTTCTACAACAAGTGCAGCCTGCTGTTGCACGCCCGGGAGCACAAGGAGCGAGGCCTGATCATGCAGTGCTCGCACCTTGTCATGAAACCTGTGTCCTTGGAGCAGATGATAAGCCAAAATGAACCCACAG GGCAGGCCGCCACCCTCCAAACCAAAGGACAGCATCAAGCATCCCCTCGCATGAAATTAGAAGCCGTGCAGCACGTCGGAAATAAATGTCCAGAATGTCAGGTTCAGTTCAGCAGCAAAACGGAAGTGATCCAACATTTCCAAGAAATCAAACAAGCAGAAATCACA CCATGTAACGAATGCTCCCCTCCGATGCTCCTACCCAACGCTTGCAGTTCGGCAGCTCATCAGCGTATCCATCAAGGCAGCTCCCCGTGTGTCTGCCCCGAGTGTGGCGGCACAGCAAAGCGGCCGGTCTTTCAAGCACATCTGGATCATGCTTGTTTGCACTTTTCGAGGCGCATTGGCTACAG ATGCTCCAAATGTCTGGTGGTGTTTGGAGGGCTGAACTCAGTCAAGTCTCACATCCAACAGGCCCACTGCGATACCTTCCACAAGTGCCCCAGCTGTCCAATGGCTTTCAAATCGGCACCAAATGCCCAAAACCACATAAGCGCACGGCACCCCTCGTTAACCGATAGCCAGGCCAT GTTGATCTTTAAATGTGTGATGTGCGATACCGTTTTCACACACAAGTCCTTGCTATAtgtccactttgacacacatttAACAAATCAGAAGGTTCCCGTGTATAAATGTCCTGAGTGCACCAAGATGTTTCCTCAGAGAAGTGTACTAATGGAGCATTTCAAA AGCCACAAGTCATCCGAGCAAGAGTTAGACTGCGTTGCCTCTTCGGGTCCTCAGTCCACGTGCAAGTTGGAGAGTTCAGATGGGGAAGACGGCACGGAGGAAGTGAATGCCGAGGCAACTGTGGACAGCGCAGGTTGGAAATGTGTTCACTGCAACGAATGCTACTCTGTACCGGAAGAGTTCATCAGCCATATGGCAAAACAACATGGCAAG ATCTTAAAGAACTTCCCTTGTAACAAATGCGAGAGCTCCTTCTCCTCCGCATCTAGTCTGAGACGCCACGTCCGAGACAAGCACAAGTCCGGGACTCGCTTTCACTGCCA GTTCAGTACGTGCAGCAAGAAAATGTTCAGCAGCAGAGCAATGTTGGACAAACACGTCCAGCTCCGACACGGTAGAGAAACCACAAGCCAGGAG CTCGGCACAGACGAAGCCGACAGCTCCTCGGAACAAGACGGCGCTTTCCTGGCTCGCCCCAGACGGCGGGCGGCCGCCAAGACGGAGCGGGAAGAAGACTCGGCTCCCCCGAAAAAGTTACGAACGTCCTCCGCTCCCGCGCCTTACTCTCCCCCCGATTCTGGCTTTCGCTGCGCTCCCTGCGGCTTCACCACGGAGGACCGGCCCACGTTTCAGGCCCACATAAGCCTCCATCGAGGGGCGGCAGAAGATGGGGGGCAGCAGTGTACTCAATGCGGCGCCTGCTTCACTTCGAGCAACTCGCTGGCACGCCACCTCTTTATTACACACAAAGTTCGAGATGTGGTCACAGACCAACAACAGGCTCAAGCTGCAGGCCCTGCGACGTCCCCCGTTAACAACAACAAGAGCGATGAGAATTCTCTCGGCCGTCCCGTGTCCCCCTCCTCTCAAACTCAGGGAAAGGATGAGGAGGACGCATTGAGCTGCAAAGTGTGCGGAAAACATTTTGACAAGGCCACGGATCTGAACACGCACTTCCGAACTCACGGCATGGCTTTCATCAATGCGAGAAATACAGGAAAACCAACTTAG